Below is a genomic region from Gadus morhua chromosome 4, gadMor3.0, whole genome shotgun sequence.
aacCAACACTTAGGATTACTTTAATGTGAAAATCTCCATGCATGCCTTCAGTATAGTTGACACAAAGCgaaaataagtttgactaattgcaaataaaaaaataataaccatTGACTGGTATGACTAggacgtaaaaaaaaaagcagccactcaTAATTGGCAGTGCATTGAAGACTTGCTACATTTTTCGTGTTCAATGTTCAGATTTGATTTGAAAAAGAAATGGCACCACAGTGCAATATGATGCAACAGCTCCTCCATTTTTGACCCTCACTGGGGCCGGTAGCCGACCAACTTAGTCATGCAGTGGGAGGCTGGCACGGCTTCCAGGAACTCGGGGCTCTCTGCTGCGTCCTGAGCCCCAGACTGCTGACACGCCTGGTCCCCCGGCCAGAACCTGAGTAAGACCGCGCTCCCCTGTTCCCCGCGCTCCTCAGCACAGCGAGCACTCCCGTGGTCCAACGTTTTGCTCCGGTAACCGCCGCCGGGCGAGAGGAGGCGCGACTGTCCGCTCGAACCCGGCGTGTCGCCGCCGCCGTCCTCGCACTCCAGCAGCGGCTGGGTGGACTCGGATCTGCTGAAGGACGGCgtggtctgctgctgctgctgctgctgcggcggcaGCGGCTGGCCGTGcgcggcggcgttggggttctGACCCTTGTACCCCTGAGAGGCCACCACGGAGGAGTACTGCACGGCGCCCGCCGCAGTCTCCCCCAGGTCCCCGCCCTCGTCGCTGCTGTGGCTGCTGTCCGACACGCTCTGGCGCGGCGACGACATGCAGGAGGAGTCGCCGATGCCGCTGCTGTGCTCCTCCGAGAGGTACTTGTCCTTCTTCAGCGGCAGGCCGGCCCTGTCCTCCTCGAACACGGACTTGCCGTCCAGCATGTCGACCTCCACCACGCTCACGTCCACCAGGGTGTTCTCCTTGGGTGGCTCGTTCTGCGAGGGGAGGAGCGGAAAGGTTATTTCATGGCGGTCACCACTGCGGTGCAACATACCTTTGAAACACTCTCTTTGCACACGCTCTAAATGTGTGTGGGAGCAGGCCTGGGTTAAAAACTAACTATTCTGGGATTCAGATTGATCTTCATCTGAATGACATTGATTCCTTAAATCCTTTGATTGAATAAAAAAACGTTACGTTAAGTCTGAATGGAATAGATTGGGGAAAAGAGGGGCCATAGCCAGCCCTAGTTAGTGTGAGTTCAAAGCATGACACACTATTGTTATCCTGTGtcatttttcattattattatttttcttccgCCTCATTTTCGGTAATTATCTGCTCCTAGGGTTTTAGAGGTGTAAAAAACAAAGGAGAAGCAAAATGTTTTGCATATATCAGTGCAGTTTACTTTACATACAGGTTGAAACAACGCCTAATTTTTTTTACTATCTGCCTTAGGAAGATGAGGTTGGATAAGGATTCAAGCTAATGACGGATATCTTCTTGTCTAGAAAATGAGAAAGATGATTCATTCTTAAATGCAGGAATTAATACATTTGTGGCTCTCATTAGTTATTGGCATGACACTGTTTATTGGATCTCTTTAGGCTTCACAGAGTAGCAGTTCAGATACTcaataacttatttatttttttgtttcttacTTTCAAATGGAAATCAGGAGTCCAGGTTCCAATTCTGCTATTTTCGGGATTTGGAATGGTCGGCCACCATTTACTTTCGATTCTGAAGAAGAGGCAAGAGTGACACAATTTTTATATCACTGTTGAAAATAAAATCAGTGAGATACATTTTAGATTTGAGATACATGCAAAGACAATTCCTTCAAGTCAGTCTGATGCAATATCTCAACATTCTCAGATGTGCAATGATGAAACACTGCAGGGACGGCATAGTGCAACGTCTTGTGCGCCGTGtccaccaccctccctcccacaaACAAAGCCTCCCCGGCGCTCCGCTGCAGCTGCTCGCTCAGGTCTACTTTTGGACACTGGCCCTGCTGCTGGCCTCGCCCATTTTCGATAGACAAGACTCGGCACGAATGAAAGGCAGGGCTGGGAGCATTGCAGCACGCATGACTCAAGCTCCCCTTAATCCTATTCCTTGGAAGTTAGCTACGATCAGGGGACGGGTATCTGGCCAGACCTTAATCATAACAAAGAAGCAATGTGTTCTAAACATTTGTTGAGCAAATAGCTGCATGATTGGGGCGCGATAAATCGTGTTTCAATGGCGTGATATGTCATTGAGTTTGCCCAAATTGTTGAAGCTATTTGTTTgcacaatgtttttctcttagCACTTAGGAAAGTTCAATTCAAACAAAATTCCTCTTCTCGCACGTATTTGACGTGCGGGAAGTGGAAGTATTTTAAGCCAACTATGCAAAATTGGCAAGAAACAATTTTTTAGGGACCTTCTTTGATGCTCTATATTCCCTTTTCATTTACAGCATTGGGTTGAGGAGAAATCAAGGAAAATTAACACTTACGACTGCCACTTATAAAAACATAGAATTGTTATTCCTAGAAGCAAAAACAGGAATCCGAGGCAAGCTCCGACCACTATGCCCTTCACCTCTCCCGGTGCtgaaacaaaaatcacaattgTTTCAGAAAGGAGACCAGACGAATATAGTATTTGGTCAACTATTTAAGGAACAAGTAAGGCAGGGAATAGAGGAGATTTTAACACTAATCACATGCCGGGAATCATGTTAAATGTCAccaaaatatatagatatacaaaaTGGATGGTCACTGCTGTAAATATTTACCTAGTGTTTTTTCATGATTGAATATTTCatcattaaataataaaaccgCTATCCAACACAGGAGAGAGTAAAGAAATAGTCGATAGAGTTGTTCACCGTATTTACAGTGCATTATGGGTATCAAGTGGGTGTGACTATAGGGTAACGAGTTTGTGCACTGATTTCCAACAGCCTTACAAGACACCCAAGGCTGCCCCATTAAGTGAAAAAACCCCATTGCATTCTAACTTCGGAAATGACAAACATTTCAAACCCTGGGTCAATTTCAAAATACACTATATAGATAAAAAGACAATTACGAACTATAGTAAAGACAACATTTACCGTATTTGGCAGTTTTGAACATATGTACTGGGCTGGTCGCCGATCCTTTTATTGTGGAGGACTTAACCTTGGTCCAGTAGTTGGTGTCACTTGACAAGGTCTTCAGATGATACGAGTAGGTATTTGCTGGCAGTGTTATGGCTGCAAAGTAAGAAGCACAGTTCATGTTCAAATTTAGAGTGTCCAATATTCAACCTTAGTGTTTCAGGGCTTGACGCGACATCATGGCTACAAAGACATGTTGTTCTTTCAGTCCTTCAGTCAGAACAAAGCTTGTTTACATAGCACCTTTCAGAGACAGGAAGTCAGAATTTGGCACCATACCATAGCCTCCACATGTATTAGTTAACATTAATTTCCCAACATAATACAAATACCTACTGCTAAATATCCTAAAGGAAGCACAAAAAATAactatagatattatatataactaTGAAATATCTCGGCCCCAAAATGTACGATAGATAAAATACAGATATCACCGCAGCCCTGGCCGATACAAGCATCTATTTGTAGCCCAAAGGTCTGGCTTCACCAGTTAAAACACGACCTGGGGAAAACACAAGCGAGATGCTTTCTCGGTTATGCGGGTACAAGCTTCTGGCCAATAAACCCGGGGGGGAAATAAAAGGCAGTAAGTCTATAGCTGCGCTGTATAGATTCAGTCCATTAGTATTACATCTATATAAGAGGCTACTGCAGTAGCGTCTCCCATGAAGCAAAGGGGATGCTGAAGTCTGAAGGATGAGACACATTCCCCCCTTGTTCTTGTTCAGCTCTTACAGCTAGGAACAACAGAAAGGGCCTTCAGGGCCGTGGTATGATAGATTCAGGCTTGCTTTTCAAGTTCTGcctttataaatattttattataatatatatatatatatatatatatatatatatatatatatatacggtatatatattatctaataattatttattatattttatgattataattatgtaCATGGCcgggttggcttagctcaggaggtagagcaggttgactgaCTAGtagccggaaggttgctagttcaatcccttGCTCCTGGCtgagtgtccttgagcaagacacctaaacCTAACTGATCCCGACGCGGTGGATGTCGCCTTGCATAGTTGATCCATCatcggcgtgtgaatgtgtgcatgaactgCTGTAAGACGCTATgatcaaagcgtctgctaaatgtcctcAATGTAAATATACATGTACATCTCCCGGCTACTGTTTATCTGGGTCAGGTTCTTACCTTGCACGTCACTTTCGTTCGTGAAGTAATACAAGGTGTAGTTCACGATGAAGCCCGTTTGCTTTTCCTGAGGAATGTCCGTCCACACAAGCTTAGCATTGTCGCTCCCAAGGTATTCCTGTTTAATGCTGGGAGGCTGTGACGGGGCTGCAAGAAGACATTGAGAGAACAGCCAAAATGTCCAGTGAAACATAGCCAGAAGGACATTATAGTATACATTACAAAACACTACAAAcacttaagacacacacacacacacacacacacacacacttttggtgATATGGACTGGGCCTGAGAAGCATGGTAACAAAAACAACTATTTTCCAAAAGACAATTAGATAAGTTACATAGGCCATTATCAAAGCTTTACATTCTTACCTCCTTGTTCTAAATAGGCTGGTATGGTTACCGGCTGTCCAATCCAATCAGAGTATATCGGGTAAACCGATATGTTGTAGTATATAAAATTCTCCAGGTCTCCTAATGAGAAAACCATAAGTCATAAAACGAATGATGAATACAGACCGAATCTTTACGCTTATTCACACATTTTCAGAATGGCCACGTTGGAATCATTACCTCTGATGAACGTTTTTAATGTGCTCCGATTCTCTCTCTGCCAGTCCATCTTTCCATCCTTCCCAGACACCCACTGAACCACATACTCCGTCAGATTATGCTTGGGTGGGGAACCACCGGCAGAGACGTTGGGTGTCTGCCATTCGATCAATAGCTGGCCTTTGTCGCTTTTCCACATGagtttgtttaccggtggaaaCTCTGCATCATGCAGAACAGATAGAACACACGTCCACAGGATGGGATTATAGATCAACTAGCAAATAGCACACAACTGCAAAAACCTACTGGATATCCACATTAGATATTTGAAACGGGTGGGGGAGGAAATCTAAAAAGAATATCCAGAATTGAAAAGACACGGATCAAATACAGActcaaacagaaaaaaaaggcTTGAACAATTTTTAAAAAATTTCATTCAGGTTGTGCCTATCTTACGGTGTGGATTTCGGGGGATTTTTAGCGACGCCTTAGGAGATTGTCCCACAGAATTGCAGGCGATGACGTCGACAAAGATGATGCCTCTTGGGTCCTGAATTTGTCTGAGATCTACAGCGAGATCCTCAGATCCCGTACggttcaccaccacctccttccaGGGAAGAGACTGCATCTTGACCTTAAAGATTCTGATCCGTCCATTGGACAGTTCAGGATCCTAACACGGAAGAGCAATGTTAAAAGTGATCATTTGGGAACTATGACGAAATCGACAAGGTAAGGGAACGCTTTGAATTGTAGCCGAAAAAAAGATTTCCCACCTAAATCGTAATCATGCCATGGgttaaaaacactttttttttggtgGCCGGTTATGCACCTCTGCGGCGGCAATACGGTTACAGTATCTACAAACTTAGCAACCCATTCCTGCCATATAACTCCAAGAGGATTGGATGCTTAGTGCTACAAGTCGCGATCCCACAATTCTGATCCACTCTGGTAAGGTGGTGAGTCTATGAGGACGTATGAATAACTCTGAGCAGCCCCATGCATCTTTGAGCCATCAGAGGACTTCTGTTGAAGGCAAGGTTTATTTTATGGCGAAGGAGTAGGTTGAGTAGTTGTTCAAGTTTCAAATAGTTAATTTGGAGGATCGGTGTTACAATATGATATCAAGAAAATTAACTATTACACAGAACAAAATCTCGATGCATAAATTGTAATTCTGATCAAATCTGGCAGCTTTCAAGGGGTCATTTCTTTTCTCAAATAATTCATCATTAGACAATCATTAGGCTGATTGTCAAGAAGGATTTTCTTATGGTATGCCATGGTTGTTTTCACTTTGAATATTTACCTTACAAAGTATATGCATCGTCTTCCTATTACTGCCTTCTGTATTGTTGATAGTCCGCCATAAGTCCGGTTTACTCTTTGGCTCTAAAATTTAAGGAAAGAGCACAGTAAGACTTTACAAAGAattacaaaaaagaaaataatgtatGTTGGAAAATATCCACAACTTCAACCTATTGGTACGTAATGCACATGTTACTAATATCATGGCTTCTACAATGAACTCATTTTATCAATGAGGTCATTTGATCAATTAGACATTTTATAAATTAGGTCATAATGTTGAGGTGTAGTTCTGAGACTGTCCCTGCAACATTGTTGTAGAACTCTCCTTGAATGCACATGACTAGCTGTTCAGCCTCATAACGCAAAAATATGTTTTGGAATTAATGTCTAAAAGAAATGTAGCTGTTGTATTTGGCTTGTGTGAGTGAATAAACTGTTAGGAACAATATTGTTTTAGGTATTTGTGTTGCTCCACAAACATGAGGCAGAATCATGGGGCAGAATTCGCCCGACTTCTGCTTCTCGGtattagcctggctccgcctgcctaagtacttccgctcaattttaatttcccttcagtactgtctggggccccgtccacacggagcaaattttttggtgaaaccgcatgattcttgtgcgtttcggccgaccgtcaAGACGGAGGTGGCGGATCCGGtacccgaaaccgcacatttctgaaaccatgtcgcagggtggtttcaaatatatccggacctatgcggttcgGATTCacgtggacgcctgaaacgcaaacgatgacgtcattgccccccaccagctgggcgaTGTCAGAGTTGGGTACACCGCGGCgatcagccggggatttatgagtatccccacacccgcccggcgcctcacgccctcggcaactccggagaagaatagagtccaacccctatccaggagtacggtactaggctgagactgtgcgtggaggtaagccccaccagatctaactgatagcgctccacctccctcacaagctctgGTTCCTTTctccacagcgaggtgacgttccacgtccccagagccagcttgtgccgcccgggtctggtccgtcgagacccctgaccttcgctgccacccatgtggctgcgcacccgaccccaacgggtcttcccgcAGGTGGTgagcccatgggatgaagagagggggcgTGCCACGTTGTTTGTTCGGGCacacccggccaccaggcgctcgccatcgagccctccgtctgggccttgctccagacgggggccccgggcttcctccgggccgggtcacaggAGACCCGGTGAGATATTCCTGAACGTcctaaaacgaaaccggatagttTTCGCCCGTTGCAGTTCTGCGTATGGGTTTTCTCCGTCCGTTTTGTGTTTCTCCGTCCGTtttgtgcgtccaatcagcgaacagagggagtggctgagaacaaggCCTCTGAAGAAAGTCCCGCCTCTGAGGCTGGTTCCATGTTTAAATGTCCATGGAAAATAACATTGgggttttgaatgatcgtacgtGACAAACTCTGtcggtggcgaagaagtaaaagctgctcaggttttgaactacacactttttccatatAGATTCCACTTGGGTGAGGAGGTGGCACCAATGCTGCTCGTCCATTCACGCGTGAAATGCCAATCACGTTAGGTTGTGAATGGTTGCGAGCAACTCCCGCCTCCCTGACAAGTATGACGTATGAAGTCTGCGTAGATCAGAACTAGCTCCCGGTTAGCATTAATAAAAGTTAACTATTTTAACGGCCCCTACAATCCAATccgtacgatcattcaaaacccccatgttattttccatacacatttaaacatggaaccaagagcctcggaggcgggacttattcttcagaggtctatgacgttaaagtcagctctcgttgacagacatcttcacgcacggtgtttggtttgtttacagcctgcgcgcaacgtgattcccggccaaacgttagctattggttatggcagatctaGAGTGGCACTTGGCAGATACAAtcgttttaaacttcaacagacacccctTCAAGTGCGTTAACGTTAATCAATTCCAGACTCAGCAAATTAAGTACGAAAGTCTGGTAGCACCAGGCTATCGCGGTTTAGAATATACAATTTGTTCCGTCATGCTTCAGCTTCATCCAGTTGGATTGGGTGACTGACTCTGAATTTACACTTACTGTCTTCTGGTGTCATTTTAGTAGCATTACGGCTCCAATCACTCCAATAACCAAAGCCCTCTCGAAACATTTTGCATCGCACTTGAGTGATATAGAGTGTGTATGGTCGGAGGTATTGTAGTCTAAAAGACTGGATTTCCCTCGCAGTGTCTTCAAGTGGTATCTGAAAGAGATCACAATAACTCTTAAATTAGGAATATTTAACCCATTTTAAACGTTGTTAAAATTCCTTGTTATGAGGATGAACTTCAAGAAATTCCAGTAATAAAATACAATCAAGTACGTAATGAACGAAAGAACAGCCAAACTTACCTCGCTCCACGTTTGAGAGCCATGTTTACAGTATCTGATTTGATAAATCAGTTTCACATAGACATTCTTAATAGGCTGTGACCAGTTTATTAGAAGGGATTCAGGAAATTGCTTCTCACTGATGGCTACCACGTTGAAGGGTGGATTCGTTTTGGCTGTAGAAGAGCATTCAGCCATTATGAATTGAGCGACTTAACAATAACCATTAGCTAttttaatataaatgtaatgcCACTTACCAAACCGGTCAGCCTCCGTTTCAAGGACGTCGGACTTCACTTTTCCGAGTTTATTCTCGGATACCACCCAAACTTTTGCATTCATATGATGTGGGAAAATAGACAGCGTGACTGTCCCGCGGTGTTTATCGGCATCTTtgatttctttctctttctcttcatcactgCTGAGAGGTAATGATGATTATGAGATACtactacagagagacagatgtggTTTTGGATTTCAAGGTGATGGACAACAAATTGAAGTTAAAGTTAACATTCAAATTAATACTTAGGATTTATGCTCACTTAATAACCAAAAAGTCAGTTACATTAATCAAAAAAAATCTAGTTTGAACATTTATCTTACATTATCTATCTAGAAAATACATGCCTAcatgtttaaaatgtaatttattttttttatattgcaattttaatttcaaaaatgtaatgATGAGGCAAGATGTGTTTGAACAATGAGTCAAATCTGCTGTCTTAACAAATCCCGAATGCATCAAAAACATTGCTTGATTTAAGGAGCCAGTGAGCCCACTGTTACAGATGGaattcaaacatgttttttgGACTGAGAGTTCCAGAAAGAAGGGgccgtgttatccccatggttacgacccacacCAACTTTATGATACTTTTTTAGTACCGTCGCTGTGTAACTGTTCAGAACCTTACAAAAAGCAATGTTGCATAGGAAATCCGCCACACACCGTAGCCTAACACTGTATATGTCCAGGAAGCCTTAGCACCGGACGCGGGTAATAAATGAAGTGTTGCACAGATGGAGCTTCACCATCCACAAGCAACCTTTTCTCTAAATTGGGTATTTATTCCCCTAACAGTGATAAACAaaacgtaaaaaaataaaaaggttttttttttcactggcTCTTCAAAGGGAAAATTAGGAATTGCATCCTACAACAGCTACCAATGGCACTTACCCTGAACTAAAGAACAGTGAGGTTTTTGTTTCTATCAGAGTACCACGTTTTCGAGTATCCCAAGAACAGGTAACGTTATTCGATATTCTTTTGTCCACCTGGAGAGCCACACAGGAGAGATTTTCTGGCCTTTCAGGGGGATCTggaaaagcaaaaaaacaaagaccGTTATTAACTGGCACTGGATTAAATAAGTAATTAAGAAAAATCACTGAAAAGCAAATAAAGGCACCTGTCAAATAGATAtttgtatacaaacacacacacacacgcacgcacgcacgcacgcacacatacacacacacacacacacacacaggaacttaCATCCTTTATGAAGTTCAATGCCATAAGTATCCTTGGTATCCTTAGATTTGTTCACTCGACAAAATAACCGAGATGGTGTTTCACTAGTGATTGTGATAGTGACATTGACAGCACTAGTGTTGATTTTGTTGTACTGTTCCCGAGGAATAATCTTCAAAGTAGAGTACCATATGAGGTCATCTGCAGTTGCTTCACTTGTAATGGCCAGACTACATGTTGCAGTAAAATTCTTTCCTATTTCCACCGCTGGAGAGTGCGGTAAAATGTTAACATCAAACGTGTATTCTGAGGACATAGAATGAAAAGCAAATTAATGACATGTTGAAACACAAGGATGTAACAACCTGATTCAAGTTGGCATTGTAAATCGTTTAAATTATCAGCATCTAGGTTATTATTGCATTATAACAAATTaatcaggtaaaaaaaaaacgctgcaAATCTGTTGATAGTGTTCCAGGTGTTACAGCTGTTTCAATTTTTGGAAGATGTTGCGGGATTCAAATTCGGAATTAGTGTATATATTAGGAAAATCTAGTTGATAAgatatttgtttttcttttttgttggaTGTTTACCATCAAACATCGGTAAGGTATACCTTACAAAGCACTGCTTTCTGTTTTCATTTGTACTTTGCAAACTGTAGTTACTTATTTCTGGAACTGAGGTTCGAAGTGAACAAAACTGAACGGCAATTAACATGCACCCTTTTGTAACCAATTGATTTAATAAAGAATTTAGACATTCCATGTTTTCATATTTGATTTGAGAATGGGCGTGTGTTGCTGTTAATTTCTTCCTCTACCCTCCCTTATCCTGACTGGGACTTCACTTCATGAGAAGGCCTTATATTGCCTTTAAATAACTTTTGCGGACAGACACCAAAGAGCTGTTCAAAATTGGAATGGAATAAATTCCCATAATGTGCGGTCTGAATAATCTCTTCCGCGATATAAATCACACAAAAGGCCTGTGATGTTGGTGCCAGGTTGTTGCCCATTTTGATTGGTTATCTGTTAATTCCaaagaataataacaataacaatatcagTAGGTGTCCGTTTTCCTTCCTGGGAACTCATTTGCATTCCAATCTCGTTTCATGTGTGGTAGCATAGAGGGGGAAGTACCAACCACCTTACGCAATGTTAGTTGCCAACACCCTACCCCTTTTCCAAAAACAGTTGGGCAAATCTACCATGTACCACAAGAGAAAATATCATCCACTGATTTCTGCACTTGGTTGTTTACAACTCGTGAAACGTACTTCCATGCAATCTCCTATTTGATAGTTAACAGATAGTACAGATAGTACTAGCGAGAAACAGTTTCTCGTTAGAATAATTTGTGTTTTCATAAATTGATGAAAACATAAATAAGCAACTGAAACATATAGATCGTACTATTTTATAAGTGGGTTATAAAGGATTTGGAAAGTTCAGTTATATAAGACAGAACGGGAAAGGAAGAAGGAACAGCATCATGCAATAGTTTACGATCTATCAGGATAACCAACATGGTGAggctaaaaacaaaacagggctgtcatagcctactacagtactactataaaacatttattgaaTATATAGCCATACAGATTTTTGGACTAAAACAATAACATAGCAACTGAAGACATAAGAGTCAaagttttttatgttttattacagTGGAATCTTCTTTTAACTGGGGTAAaccctgtttttgtttttttatcatggTGAGGCTTAACATAACAGGGCTgtcatagcctactacagtacTAAAACAGTAAGATGGACTTACCGGCACTGAAGGCAAGGCCGGACGAGACCAGGCATGCCAACAGAAGACGATGGAGCAAACCAATGTAGAGAACCATAGCCATGTCTAAGAGAGATCTGAATCACATCATTAGATTAATAATGGGAAAATAGGAATTGATAACTGCGACTGGACCAAGCCGTTTCAACGTGGAGGGGATGTCACGTTGACTGCACTGAGTCAGTAAGCCTGTTTTCAGGTTCACCGATAATGCTGTGTGTGCCAAGTGTGGTACAgttgtttgtattgtattgttattgagccaaaaaacaacaacttttcaACCCGTTTCCAAGTCCACATTGGTCACATGAAGCTGTCCTAATAATAAGGCGAACGCGAATAATAAAATGTGGGCTTATGCTAAACACGGCATTCACCTCCACGATAAAAAATAACCCACATCTTTTCTTAAGAGCAATACGTTAATAGCATTGCAATAACAAATAAAACGCAACAAGTTCTAACGTTAGATGATTTAGAATATTGAATACAGAAAACTTCATGAACGTCGTAGCTT
It encodes:
- the il6st gene encoding interleukin-6 receptor subunit beta isoform X1 encodes the protein MAMVLYIGLLHRLLLACLVSSGLAFSAEYTFDVNILPHSPAVEIGKNFTATCSLAITSEATADDLIWYSTLKIIPREQYNKINTSAVNVTITITSETPSRLFCRVNKSKDTKDTYGIELHKGYPPERPENLSCVALQVDKRISNNVTCSWDTRKRGTLIETKTSLFFSSGSDEEKEKEIKDADKHRGTVTLSIFPHHMNAKVWVVSENKLGKVKSDVLETEADRFAKTNPPFNVVAISEKQFPESLLINWSQPIKNVYVKLIYQIRYCKHGSQTWSEIPLEDTAREIQSFRLQYLRPYTLYITQVRCKMFREGFGYWSDWSRNATKMTPEDKPKSKPDLWRTINNTEGSNRKTMHILCKDPELSNGRIRIFKVKMQSLPWKEVVVNRTGSEDLAVDLRQIQDPRGIIFVDVIACNSVGQSPKASLKIPRNPHQFPPVNKLMWKSDKGQLLIEWQTPNVSAGGSPPKHNLTEYVVQWVSGKDGKMDWQRENRSTLKTFIRGDLENFIYYNISVYPIYSDWIGQPVTIPAYLEQGAPSQPPSIKQEYLGSDNAKLVWTDIPQEKQTGFIVNYTLYYFTNESDVQAITLPANTYSYHLKTLSSDTNYWTKVKSSTIKGSATSPVHMFKTAKYAPGEVKGIVVGACLGFLFLLLGITILCFYKWQSIESKWWPTIPNPENSRIGTWTPDFHLKNEPPKENTLVDVSVVEVDMLDGKSVFEEDRAGLPLKKDKYLSEEHSSGIGDSSCMSSPRQSVSDSSHSSDEGGDLGETAAGAVQYSSVVASQGYKGQNPNAAAHGQPLPPQQQQQQQTTPSFSRSESTQPLLECEDGGGDTPGSSGQSRLLSPGGGYRSKTLDHGSARCAEERGEQGSAVLLRFWPGDQACQQSGAQDAAESPEFLEAVPASHCMTKLVGYRPQ
- the il6st gene encoding interleukin-6 receptor subunit beta isoform X2; translation: MAMVLYIGLLHRLLLACLVSSGLAFSAEYTFDVNILPHSPAVEIGKNFTATCSLAITSEATADDLIWYSTLKIIPREQYNKINTSAVNVTITITSETPSRLFCRVNKSKDTKDTYGIELHKGYPPERPENLSCVALQVDKRISNNVTCSWDTRKRGTLIETKTSLFFSSGDEEKEKEIKDADKHRGTVTLSIFPHHMNAKVWVVSENKLGKVKSDVLETEADRFAKTNPPFNVVAISEKQFPESLLINWSQPIKNVYVKLIYQIRYCKHGSQTWSEIPLEDTAREIQSFRLQYLRPYTLYITQVRCKMFREGFGYWSDWSRNATKMTPEDKPKSKPDLWRTINNTEGSNRKTMHILCKDPELSNGRIRIFKVKMQSLPWKEVVVNRTGSEDLAVDLRQIQDPRGIIFVDVIACNSVGQSPKASLKIPRNPHQFPPVNKLMWKSDKGQLLIEWQTPNVSAGGSPPKHNLTEYVVQWVSGKDGKMDWQRENRSTLKTFIRGDLENFIYYNISVYPIYSDWIGQPVTIPAYLEQGAPSQPPSIKQEYLGSDNAKLVWTDIPQEKQTGFIVNYTLYYFTNESDVQAITLPANTYSYHLKTLSSDTNYWTKVKSSTIKGSATSPVHMFKTAKYAPGEVKGIVVGACLGFLFLLLGITILCFYKWQSIESKWWPTIPNPENSRIGTWTPDFHLKNEPPKENTLVDVSVVEVDMLDGKSVFEEDRAGLPLKKDKYLSEEHSSGIGDSSCMSSPRQSVSDSSHSSDEGGDLGETAAGAVQYSSVVASQGYKGQNPNAAAHGQPLPPQQQQQQQTTPSFSRSESTQPLLECEDGGGDTPGSSGQSRLLSPGGGYRSKTLDHGSARCAEERGEQGSAVLLRFWPGDQACQQSGAQDAAESPEFLEAVPASHCMTKLVGYRPQ